From one Dermacentor andersoni chromosome 1, qqDerAnde1_hic_scaffold, whole genome shotgun sequence genomic stretch:
- the LOC126543341 gene encoding Golgi-associated plant pathogenesis-related protein 1-like, giving the protein MGDFLRRVADTLTWCCTCRRPPATGLRDDDFPTTTIFKTVSYDDHGRRIVATKTVQSSMLRKKIINHSDGTKDIVEEIITPGSQTMLSRDRPLTEAEFQKDSLDWHNYYRSLHGVPALQLDAKLSAMAKTWAITLAKEDRFEHSPDTECGENVYVKWSSNPKHQITGREAVESWYSEISEYRWDGTDPDIDAVGHFTQVIWKETTRMGCAQARGPTNKILVVANYSPPGNVVGKFATCVPPLQYSAA; this is encoded by the exons ATGGGCGACTTCCTGCGCCGGGTCGCGGACACCCTGACGTGGTGCTGCACGTGCCGCCGGCCGCCTGCCACCG GGTTACGCGACGACGATTTCCCGACTACGACAATATTCAAGACCGTCAGCTACGACGAT CATGGACGGCGCATTGTAGCGACCAAGACAGTGCAGAGCTCGATGCTGCGCAAGAAGATCATAAACCACTCGGATGGTACTAAGGACATCGTGGAGGAGATCATCACACCGGGCAGCCAGACGATGCTGTCGCGGGACCGGCCCCTGACCGAGGCTGAGTTCCAGAAGGACTCGCTCGACTGGCACAACTACTACCGGTCGCTGCATGGCGTTCCTGCGCTCCAGCTGGACGCCAAG CTGAGTGCTATGGCGAAAACGTGGGCTATCACTCTCGCCAAGGAAGATCGCTTTGAACACAGCCCGGACACGGAATGCGGCGAAAATGTGTACGTCAAGTGGTCCAGCAACCCCAAGCATCAAATCACAG GGCGCGAGGCCGTCGAGTCGTGGTACAGCGAGATCTCCGAGTACCGCTGGGACGGCACTGATCCGGACATCGACGCTGTCGGCCACTTCACGCAGGTCATCTGGAAGGAGACGACGCGCatggggtgcgcgcaggcccgaggtCCCACGAACAAGATTCTCGTCGTGGCAAATTACTCGCCACCCGGCAACGTGGTTGGCAAGTTCGCCACCTGTGTGCCGCCGCTGCAGTATTCAGCGGCTTGA